Part of the Tenebrio molitor chromosome 4, icTenMoli1.1, whole genome shotgun sequence genome, TGTAGATATAAGTGATGCGTGTGTACAAGTACTCCATCTAGATCTTTCTCTTTGTCGAGACTACCCAAATATGTGAGTatcgttttaattttacttgAACTAAATGATTTGGAATTTTTCTCAGGCCTGCCAAACAACTAGACCCCACTTACTacattttgaagatttttcgagCCGGAGGCGTCCATCCAGACGTCGAAGTGACTCCATTCTTGGTATTCTTCTTCATCATGAACTGCACTATAGTGTCTGCCGTCATCCTGTTGGCCGGAATCGGCGCCGTGGTGGGGGTCTTGGACAACGATATCAACACAGTGGTGGAGTGTCTGCAGAGCACCTTCATTTACATCCATGTATTGTAGTACCCACAGTACTGCTTGTGCTAACGCAATTTTGTAGATTTTGGGCAAGCACTGTGCCCTCTACCAGAACAAGTCCATCCTGTCCACTTTGCTGAAGGAACGGTCGAGATTCCTCAAGATTCAAGATTTCGACACGGAGATCCACGACCAGTACGAGAAGTTGTTGACGAAGACTTCCCGTTTTGTCAACGTGTTCATGTTCATGACGTCGTGTGTGGTGTTTTCCTTCTACTTGCAGCCGTACTTGACAGGTGGAGACCTCCCAGTCAGTGTGTACATTCCAGACGGTTGGTACTACTACATACATTTTGGATTCTGGCCGTTGGCACCTTGTATAGTGGCAAGCATTTACGGCTCCGACGCGTTGTTTTGTGCGATCAGCGTTCCAGTCATAGTCCAGTTTAAGCTCCTGGCCCACAAGATCGAGTCCTGGAGGATCGAGAAGACGCAAACTACACAAATCCAGAGCCAGAAGGAGTTCAAAGACAATCTCAAGAGTCTAGTAGACCACCAAAACTTTCTCTTCGAGTATTGCAACAAAGTCAACAAGTTTAACAACGCCATTTTCCTCAACCAGTTTCTGCTTTCTGTCGGAATCATCTGCGTGCAGCTCTTCGTGGTGTCGCAGAAGTACCACCTCTCGTACTTTGTCGaaaatttttacacacttGTATCATTTCAGAGGGTTCAAACTGCCCAACAAGCTCAAATGTATGGGTTACTGCTTTATGGAGATTATCGAAACTGCGATCTATTGCTTCAACGCTGAACTAGTTTCAGATGCGGTGAGAGTACCTTCTTGGAGTGGCCTTTTATTTAGTTTGTTTCAGTCCGAGGATGTGGGTATTGCCGCTTACAACTCGCTGTGGTACGACTCTGATGATTCCGATGTTAGAAACGCGATTGGTTTGATAATTGCAAGGGCGCAGAATAGAATCGTGTTCAGTGGATATGGTTTTGTTTGGATCAATTTGAAGACTTTCACTCAGGTCGGTTGACAAAATTCATTGATTCTTTCATATGACGAAGTGTTGTAGATCTTCAAAACGGCTTTGTCTTTCTATAGTTATCTGCATAATGTGGTTCTCAACTAAAAGTGGAAGAATGATGCTCAATACGATTGgtgttttgaatttgaaatcaTGAATGGATACTGTAATTTGCACAAATTActttttcaataattgtacatGCAAAGTCAATGATAGATGGTTTTATAttgtgaccaaaagttggccagtgacagctccgggctctcagggggttttcggggcatagggcgtgggttcggattataaaaaaatgggcgccaggcagctattgtcttgagctggttgttaagcttgtccagctgccgggacaagtgctcagtttCTCGGATGCTTCGGAGTCAATACGAAAGAACTTAATTCCttgcgaattaaataattggtttattcaatttttgtccaaCAGTCCAGGAAATTCGAAATGCTTACTTAAGTGTGCACTGGTCCGTGGAATTGGCAACGTTACTCTacgtaattttgttaattgaaatttcgaaCCAGTTCACATTAATGATCTTATTCAATACCTTATTCTGGTCTTATCAAGAAAGCTTTCCTTTACAGGTGACCTTGTAACTTATTTgtgaataaacttaaaattaatacaactccgatgaaaaaaaaaacgaaaggaAAATCTGTTGCATGCGTG contains:
- the LOC138129488 gene encoding odorant receptor 4-like, with the protein product MRVYKPAKQLDPTYYILKIFRAGGVHPDVEVTPFLVFFFIMNCTIVSAVILLAGIGAVVGVLDNDINTVVECLQSTFIYIHILGKHCALYQNKSILSTLLKERSRFLKIQDFDTEIHDQYEKLLTKTSRFVNVFMFMTSCVVFSFYLQPYLTGGDLPVSVYIPDGWYYYIHFGFWPLAPCIVASIYGSDALFCAISVPVIVQFKLLAHKIESWRIEKTQTTQIQSQKEFKDNLKSLVDHQNFLFEYCNKVNKFNNAIFLNQFLLSVGIICVQLFVVSQKGFKLPNKLKCMGYCFMEIIETAIYCFNAELVSDASEDVGIAAYNSLWYDSDDSDVRNAIGLIIARAQNRIVFSGYGFVWINLKTFTQIFKTALSFYSYLHNVVLN